A stretch of the Lactuca sativa cultivar Salinas chromosome 9, Lsat_Salinas_v11, whole genome shotgun sequence genome encodes the following:
- the LOC111898974 gene encoding putative germin-like protein 2-1: MTSHWLLFGLLVAGCSLAFASDPSPLQDFCVADQNSTVFVNGLVCKEARLVQPDDFFYSGLQLMGNTSNAVESAVTPVTVEELPGLNTLGISMARIDFAPQGINPPHTHPRATEILTVMEGRILVGFVTSNPQNRLITKELQKGDVFVFPEGLIHFQKNVGNGYAVAIAALSSQNPGVITIANAIFGSNPDIAGDILAKAFQVDINVVYQIQSKF, translated from the exons ATGACGTCTCATTGGCTTTTATTTGGTCTCTTGGTGGCAGGCTGCTCCCTTGCGTTTGCTTCGGACCCTAGTCCTCTTCAGGACTTCTGTGTGGCAGACCAAAATAGCACAG TATTCGTGAATGGCTTGGTTTGTAAAGAGGCGAGGCTTGTACAACCTGATGATTTCTTTTATAGTGGGTTGCAACTAATGGGAAATACCTCGAATGCGGTTGAGTCTGCTGTGACTCCAGTGACCGTAGAAGAGTTGCCAGGACTTAACACTCTTGGTATCTCAATGGCACGTATTGACTTTGCACCACAGGGTATTAACCCCCCACATACACACCCTCGGGCCACTGAAATTTTGACTGTTATGGAAGGCCGTATTCTAGTCGGATTTGTCACGTCCAACCCTCAAAACCGACTCATCACAAAAGAACTTCAGAAAGGCGATGTTTTCGTTTTCCCAGAAGGCCTGATTCACTTCCAGAAAAACGTGGGAAATGGCTATGCTGTTGCTATTGCAGCTTTGAGTAGTCAAAATCCAGGTGTTATTACCATTGCAAACGCTATTTTTGGGTCAAATCCCGATATCGCTGGAGATATTCTTGCGAAGGCCTTTCAAGTTGACATCAATGTCGTCTATCAAATTCAATCGAAATTCTAG
- the LOC111898967 gene encoding putative germin-like protein 2-1 — translation MTSHLLLFGLLVAGCSLAFASDPSPLQDFCVADQNSAVFVNGLVCKESRLVQADDFFYRGLQLMGNTSNAAGSAVTPVTVAELPGLNTLGISMARIDFAPQGINPPHTHPRATEILTVMEGRILVGFVTSNPENRLITKLLQKGDVFVFPKGLIHFQKNVGNGYAVAIAALSSQNPGVITIANAVFGSNPDIAADILAKAFQVDVNVVNQIQSKF, via the exons ATGACATCTCATTTGCTTTTATTTGGTCTCTTGGTGGCGGGCTGCTCCCTTGCGTTTGCTTCGGACCCTAGTCCTCTTCAAGACTTCTGTGTGGCAGACCAAAATAGCGCAG TATTCGTGAATGGCTTGGTTTGCAAAGAGTCAAGGCTAGTACAAGCTGATGATTTCTTTTATAGAGGACTGCAACTAATGGGAAATACATCGAATGCGGCTGGGTCTGCTGTGACTCCGGTGACTGTAGCAGAGTTGCCGGGACTTAACACTCTTGGTATCTCAATGGCACGTATTGACTTTGCACCACAGGGTATTAACCCCCCACATACACACCCTCGGGCCACTGAAATTTTGACTGTTATGGAAGGCCGTATTCTAGTCGGGTTTGTCACATCCAACCCTGAAAACCGACTCATCACAAAACTACTTCAGAAAGGCGATGTTTTCGTGTTCCCAAAAGGTCTAATTCACTTCCAGAAAAACGTGGGAAATGGCTATGCTGTTGCTATTGCTGCTTTGAGTAGTCAAAATCCAGGTGTTATTACCATTGCAAATGCCGTGTTTGGATCAAATCCCGATATCGCAGCAGATATTCTTGCAAAGGCTTTTCAAGTTGACGTCAACGTCGTCAATCAAATTCAATCTAAATTCTAA
- the LOC111898973 gene encoding putative germin-like protein 2-1 — protein sequence MTSHWLLFGLLVAGCSLAFASDPRPLQDFCVADQNSTVRVNGLVCKEARLVQADDFFYSGLQLMGNTSNAVGSAVTPVTVEELPGLNTLGISMARIDFAPQGINPPHTHPRATEILTVMEGRILVGFVTSNPQIRLITKELQKGDVFVFPEGLIHFQKNVGSGYAVAIAALSSQNPGVITIANAVFGSNPDIAGDILAKAFQVDINVIYQIQSKF from the exons ATGACATCTCATTGGCTTTTATTTGGTCTCTTGGTGGCGGGCTGCTCCCTTGCTTTTGCTTCGGACCCTCGTCCTCTTCAGGACTTCTGTGTGGCAGACCAAAATAGCACAGTAAGA GTGAATGGCTTGGTTTGTAAAGAGGCGAGGCTTGTACAAGCTGATGATTTCTTTTATAGTGGGTTGCAACTAATGGGAAATACCTCGAATGCGGTTGGGTCTGCTGTGACTCCAGTGACCGTAGAAGAGTTGCCAGGACTTAACACTCTTGGTATCTCAATGGCACGTATTGACTTTGCACCACAGGGTATTAACCCCCCACATACACACCCTCGGGCCACTGAAATTTTGACTGTTATGGAAGGCCGTATTCTAGTCGGATTTGTCACGTCCAACCCTCAAATCCGACTCATCACAAAAGAACTTCAGAAAGGCGATGTTTTCGTTTTCCCAGAAGGCCTGATTCACTTCCAGAAAAACGTCGGAAGTGGCTATGCTGTTGCTATCGCAGCTTTGAGTAGTCAAAATCCAGGTGTTATTACCATTGCAAACGCTGTTTTTGGGTCAAATCCCGATATCGCTGGAGATATTCTTGCGAAGGCCTTTCAAGTTGACATCAACGTCATCTATCAAATTCAATCCAAATTCTAG
- the LOC128129200 gene encoding uncharacterized protein LOC128129200 encodes MADSNLKPFSINNIKSFVPLILDLNQLNYDYWRVLFETHCRAYGVYGHLDCSSRPKDAKDEPWHNLDILVAMWIYVTLTQPLLTMVLKSGYKARDVWKALEDLFRDNKDACAIELENELRSMLLGDRTIVDYCQKLNVVAELLANIESPVPEKTLVVHLLNGLGPKFDNISTVIRHREPLPNFLQACSMLVLEEQRFDRTHPLHAAHSDHSSSSQVLHIATDGSQSQPWGTLPMPQIATTTTEDHHATIVATIVATAVASSPRLDVNNSSNSVLNSRFLVNEILKGWSETKPIRDFYF; translated from the exons atGGCAGACTCCAATCTCAAGCCCTTTAGCATCAACAACATTAAGTCATTTGTTCCCTTGATTCTTGACCTGAATCAACTGAACTATGACTACTGGAGAGTCCTGTTTGAGACCCACTGTAGAGCTTATGGAGTTTATGGTCACCTTGATTGCTCCTCCCGTCCGAAGGATGCCAAGGACGAGCCATGGCACAATCTTGACATTCTCGTTGCCATGTGGATCTATGTCACTCTCACTCAGCCTCTTCTCACCATGGtgctcaaaagtggttacaaggCTCGAGACGTCTGGAAAGCACTTGAAGACCTTTTCCGAGACAACAAAGATGCATGTGCTATAGAACTGGAGAATGAACTGCGCTCTATGCTACTTGGGGACCGAACCATTGTTGACTACTGTCAGAAACTCAATGTTGTTGCTGAACTTTTAGCAAACATCGAGTCTCCTGTCCCCGAGAAGACCTTGGTCGTGCATCTCCTCAATGGCTTGGGTCCAAAGTTTGACAACATTTCCACTGTTATTCGCCATCGTGAGCCACTTCCCAACTTCCTTCAAGCCTGCTCCATGCTTGTTCTTGAAGAACAACGGTTTGATCGGACTCATCCTTTGCATGCTGCCCACTCGGATCATTCTTCATCTTCTCAGGTTCTCCATATTGCAACTGATGGGTCTCAATCTCAGCCCTGGGGAACCTTACCCATGCCCCAAATCGCAACAACCACAACCGAGGACCACCACGCGACAATCGTCGCAACAATAGTCGCGACAGCCGTCGCCAGCAGCCCCCGGCTAGATGTCAACAACAGCAGCAACAGCGTCCTCAACAGTCGCTTCCTTG TTAACGAAATCTTGAAAGGCTGGTCGGAGACCAAACCAATTCGTGATTTCTATTTTTAG